A region from the Silene latifolia isolate original U9 population chromosome 7, ASM4854445v1, whole genome shotgun sequence genome encodes:
- the LOC141591812 gene encoding protein FLX-like 1 isoform X1 — translation MAGRNRGPPLPMNNMSHGRLPPMGMEPPFGRSMGGPRPPHPALLDEMRETQFGMGGPRSLPPHPAILEDRLGLQLEEIQGLLVDNQRVAATHVALKQELEAAHHELQRMNHFVSSFHMEKDMQMREICDKAAKMEMDLRSVDAMRADFMRVQADVKELTVARQELMAQLQVMNSDAARASADVQQVPALKAEIEHMRQEVERAKAAIEYEKKVYADSYEQGQSMQSNLVSMARELEKLRAEIANAEKRARAAAAVGNAAAAGYNANYGIPEAGYTPNAYPAAYGVNPPQAGVENYPQYVPGPSNWGAYNIQHGQGHR, via the exons ATGGCGGGAAGGAATCGTGGTCCGCCTTTGCCAATGAACAACATGTCCCATGGTCGGCTACCTCCAATGGGTATGGAACCTCCATTTGGCAGAAGCATGGGGGGTCCGAGGCCTCCTCACCCTGCACTTCTTGATGAAATGCGTGAGACACAATTCGGGATGGGTGGCCCTAGATCACTTCCTCCTCATCCAGCTATCCTAGAGGATCGTCTAGGGCTCCAACTTGAAGAAATTCAGGGTTTGCTGGTTGATAACCAAAGAGTGGCTGCTACCCATGTTGCGCTGAAGCAGGAGTTGGAAGCTGCTCATCATGAGTTGCAACGGATGAACCATTTTGTAAGTTCCTTCCACATGGAGAAGGATATGCAGATGAGAGAGATTTGTGATAAAGCTGCCAAGATGGAGATGGATCTTCGTTCAGTCGATGCAATGAGGGCTGATTTTATGCGGGTTCAAGCTGACGTTAAGGAGCTCACGGTTGCTAGGCAAGAGCTCATGGCCCAGCTCCAAGTAATGAATTCGGATGCTGCTCGGGCTTCTGCTGATGTCCAACAAGTCCCTGCTTTGAAAGCTGAAATTGAGCACATGAGACAAGAAGTTGAGCGAGCAAA GGCAGCAATTGAATATGAGAAGAAAGTCTATGCAGATAgctatgaacaaggacaaagtatGCAAAGCAATTTGGTCTCCATGGCTAGAGAACTAGAAAAGCTTCGAGCAGAGATTGCTAACGCAGAGAAGAGAGCTCGTGCTGCGGCTGCGGTTGGCAATGCTG CAGCTGCAGGTTACAATGCAAATTACGGCATCCCTGAAGCTGGATATACTCCAAATGCATACCCTGCTGCGTATGGCGTAAATCCA CCACAGGCTGGTGTCGAGAATTATCCTCAATATGTTCCTGGACCTAGTAACTGGGGTGCATATAACATTCAGCATGGTCAAGGGCATAGATGA
- the LOC141591812 gene encoding protein FLX-like 1 isoform X2 — translation MAGRNRGPPLPMNNMSHGRLPPMGMEPPFGRSMGGPRPPHPALLDEMRETQFGMGGPRSLPPHPAILEDRLGLQLEEIQGLLVDNQRVAATHVALKQELEAAHHELQRMNHFVSSFHMEKDMQMREICDKAAKMEMDLRSVDAMRADFMRVQADVKELTVARQELMAQLQVMNSDAARASADVQQVPALKAEIEHMRQEVERAKAAIEYEKKVYADSYEQGQSMQSNLVSMARELEKLRAEIANAEKRARAAAAVGNAAAGYNANYGIPEAGYTPNAYPAAYGVNPPQAGVENYPQYVPGPSNWGAYNIQHGQGHR, via the exons ATGGCGGGAAGGAATCGTGGTCCGCCTTTGCCAATGAACAACATGTCCCATGGTCGGCTACCTCCAATGGGTATGGAACCTCCATTTGGCAGAAGCATGGGGGGTCCGAGGCCTCCTCACCCTGCACTTCTTGATGAAATGCGTGAGACACAATTCGGGATGGGTGGCCCTAGATCACTTCCTCCTCATCCAGCTATCCTAGAGGATCGTCTAGGGCTCCAACTTGAAGAAATTCAGGGTTTGCTGGTTGATAACCAAAGAGTGGCTGCTACCCATGTTGCGCTGAAGCAGGAGTTGGAAGCTGCTCATCATGAGTTGCAACGGATGAACCATTTTGTAAGTTCCTTCCACATGGAGAAGGATATGCAGATGAGAGAGATTTGTGATAAAGCTGCCAAGATGGAGATGGATCTTCGTTCAGTCGATGCAATGAGGGCTGATTTTATGCGGGTTCAAGCTGACGTTAAGGAGCTCACGGTTGCTAGGCAAGAGCTCATGGCCCAGCTCCAAGTAATGAATTCGGATGCTGCTCGGGCTTCTGCTGATGTCCAACAAGTCCCTGCTTTGAAAGCTGAAATTGAGCACATGAGACAAGAAGTTGAGCGAGCAAA GGCAGCAATTGAATATGAGAAGAAAGTCTATGCAGATAgctatgaacaaggacaaagtatGCAAAGCAATTTGGTCTCCATGGCTAGAGAACTAGAAAAGCTTCGAGCAGAGATTGCTAACGCAGAGAAGAGAGCTCGTGCTGCGGCTGCGGTTGGCAATGCTG CTGCAGGTTACAATGCAAATTACGGCATCCCTGAAGCTGGATATACTCCAAATGCATACCCTGCTGCGTATGGCGTAAATCCA CCACAGGCTGGTGTCGAGAATTATCCTCAATATGTTCCTGGACCTAGTAACTGGGGTGCATATAACATTCAGCATGGTCAAGGGCATAGATGA
- the LOC141591811 gene encoding poly [ADP-ribose] polymerase 2-like: MATTSTNTMKVDELRTELSKRGLSTAGIKPTLVKRLDSALRKEAKQSAAEADTAEDTAVIAAEDTATAVVVGEKRERESEECDGGIEERERYQKMSVIQLRKEASNRGVLTSGTKKELVERLCTAVDTVDDNGAAADGKQEDKVVEEVKKEKVVTATKKGSAVLDQWLPDNIKTHYHVLEVGDEIYDAMLNQTNVGDNNNKFYVIQVLEADGGGLYMVYTRWGRVGVKGQDKLFGPYSCQSSATEEFKQKFLAKTKNHWSDRKDFVSYPKAYTWLEMDYSEKDQDQAKPSASCTDVQPTETKLESRIAKFISLICNIGMMKQQMMEIGYNAEKLPLGKLSKSTILKGYGVLKQIADVMGQSNRKLLEQLSGEFYTVIPHDFGFKKMREFVIDTPQKLKAKLEMVEALGQIELATKLLSEGVGMQDDPLYAQYERLNCELVPVDNGSEEFSMIDMYMKNTHAKTHSGYTVEIAQVFKVSREAEHERFKPFVSTKNRMLLWHGSRLTNWTGILSQGLRIAPPEAPVTGYMFGKGVYFADMFSKSANYCCSSSSSPSGVLLLCEVALGEMEELQYANYDADKLPPGKLSTKGVGGTAPDLSKSKVLDDGVVVPLGNPVQSKNGKGGLLYNEYIVYNVDQIRMRYVLQVDFKYKW, encoded by the exons ATGGCGACGACTAGTACCAACACCATGAAAGTCGACGAACTTCGTACCGAGCTCTCCAAACGCGGCCTCAGCACTGCCGGCATTAAACCTACCTTG GTGAAGCGCCTCGATTCCGCACTTCGAAAAGAGGCCAAACAATCTGCGGCGGAGGCTGATACTGCGGAGGACACGGCGGTGATTGCGGCGGAGGACACGGCGACGGCGGTAGTGGTAGGGGAGAAGAGGGAGAGAGAAAGTGAGGAGTGTGACGGAGGAATTGAGGAAAGAGAGAGGTATCAAAAGATGAGTGTTATACAGTTACGGAAAGAAGCATCGAATCGAGGCGTTTTAACTAGTGGCACTAAGAAGGAGCTTGTTGAGAGGCTTTGTACTGCTGTTGACACTGTTGATG ATAATGGAGCAGCAGCAGACGGAAAGCAAGAGGACAAGGTAGTGGAAGAGGTTAAGAAGGAGAAAGTGGTGACAGCCACAAAGAAAGGTTCAGCGGTGTTGGATCAATGGCTTCCTGACAATATAAAAACTCACTACCATGTTTTAGAAGTG GGAGATGAAATATATGATGCAATGTTGAACCAGACAAATGTAGGGGACAACAACAACAAGTTCTATGTGATTCAAGTTCTTG AAGCTGATGGTGGTGGCTTATACATGGTATATACCAGATGGGGGAGAGTAGGCGTAAAAGGCCAAGATAAGTTATTTGGGCCATATTCTTGTCAATCGTCTGCTACTGAAGAGTTCAAGCAGAAGTTTCTGGCCAAGACGAAAAATCATTGGTCCGATAGAAAAGATTTTGTTTCCTATCCTAAGGCTTACACTTGGTTGGAAATGGACTACAGTGAAAAGGATCAG GACCAGGCAAAGCCCTCCGCTTCTTGCACAGACGTTCAACCTACGGAAACCAAACTTGAGTCACGCATTGCAAAATTCATCTCCCTTATCTGCAACATTGGCATGATGAAGCAGCAAATGATGGAAATTG GTTACAATGCGGAAAAGTTACCTCTTGGAAAGTTAAGCAAGTCAACAATTTTGAAG GGTTATGGCGTCTTAAAGCAGATTGCTGATGTCATGGGGCAATCCAACCGAAAACTACTTGAACAACTAAGTGG GGAGTTCTATACAGTTATTCCTCATGATTTTGGGTTTAAAAAGATGC GTGAATTTGTCATTGACACGCCTCAGAAACTAAAAGCCAAGCTGGAAATG GTTGAGGCTCTTGGTCAAATTGAACTTGCAACAAAATTGTTGAGTGAAGGTGTAGGAATGCAG GACGATCCATTATATGCTCAATATGAAAGACTCAATTGTGAACTGGTACCAGTAGACAATGGCTCAGAAGAGTTTTCCATG attgacATGTATATGAAGAATACACACGCTAAAACACATTCTGGCTATACAGTCGAAATTGCTCAAGTGTTTAAGGTGTCAAGAGAAGCCGAACACGAACGCTTTAAACCG TTTGTTAGTACCAAAAATAGAATGCTCCTGTGGCATGGCTCTCGTTTGACCAACTGGACTGGGATTTTGTCTCAAG GGTTACGTATTGCGCCACCAGAAGCACCCGTAACAGGGTATATGTTTGGGAAAGGAGTTTATTTTGCGGACATGTTCTCTAAGAGTGCAAACTACTGCTGCTCAAGTTCCAGTTCTCCGTCTGGAGTGCTCCTGTTGTGTGAG GTTGCATTAGGCGAGATGGAAGAACTCCAATATGCAAATTATGATGCAGATAAGCTGCCGCCTGGAAAGTTAAG CACAAAGGGAGTTGGCGGCACTGCACCAGATCTCTCTAAATCCAAGGTCCTTGATGACGGTGTTGTCGTTCCTTTGGGGAATCCAGTTCAGTCGAAAAATGGCAAG GGTGGTCTACTGTACAATGAGTACATAGTTTACAATGTGGATCAGATAAGGATGCGGTACGTTCTTCAAGTAGATTTCAAGTATAAGTGGTAG